Proteins encoded by one window of Chondromyces crocatus:
- a CDS encoding SDR family NAD(P)-dependent oxidoreductase, producing MRLPDRPRVVITGAGSGLGRALALELARSKSAQILIAELNKESGEETARLVRDAGGEASVVACDVSRREDVLALPDEADRAIGGVDFLINNAGVAVGGLTGDVPLEDWDWVMGINLWGVIYGCHAFAPRLKAQRSGAILNVASAAGLLCTPPLAPYNVTKAGVVALSETLRVELAPAGVTVTVLCPTFFKTGIAASGRTHVPNSGPEAIERLMARSKVQADGVARAAIKAVEQNELYALPHLDGRLAWQAKRSAPQAFYDWIVPQVFRRMG from the coding sequence ATGCGGCTGCCCGATCGTCCCCGTGTCGTGATCACTGGTGCTGGCTCTGGCCTCGGCCGTGCCCTCGCGCTCGAACTCGCCCGTAGCAAGAGCGCCCAGATCCTCATCGCCGAGCTCAACAAGGAGTCGGGCGAGGAGACCGCACGCCTCGTCCGGGACGCGGGCGGGGAGGCCTCCGTCGTGGCCTGCGACGTGAGCCGGCGCGAAGACGTCCTCGCACTCCCGGACGAGGCGGACCGTGCCATCGGCGGCGTCGATTTCCTGATCAACAACGCCGGCGTCGCCGTCGGGGGTCTGACGGGCGACGTCCCCCTCGAGGACTGGGACTGGGTGATGGGCATCAACCTCTGGGGGGTGATCTATGGGTGCCACGCCTTCGCTCCGCGGCTGAAGGCCCAGCGGAGCGGCGCCATCCTGAACGTCGCGTCCGCAGCCGGCTTGCTCTGCACCCCGCCTCTCGCCCCCTACAACGTCACCAAGGCCGGCGTCGTCGCCCTCTCGGAGACCTTGCGCGTCGAACTCGCACCCGCTGGCGTGACGGTGACGGTCCTGTGCCCGACCTTCTTCAAGACCGGCATCGCCGCGAGCGGTCGCACCCACGTCCCCAACTCCGGCCCCGAGGCCATCGAGCGGCTCATGGCGCGGTCCAAGGTGCAGGCCGACGGTGTGGCACGCGCCGCGATCAAGGCCGTGGAGCAGAACGAACTCTACGCGCTGCCGCACCTGGACGGACGCCTGGCGTGGCAGGCGAAGCGCAGCGCGCCGCAGGCCTTCTACGACTGGATCGTACCGCAAGTTTTCCGCCGGATGGGATGA
- a CDS encoding prolyl hydroxylase family protein yields the protein MTSIEKQALQGDRLFTLSPVLSAAECDQLIQQAEGVGFAEAPITVGPNKFRMAPEVRNNLRVMQDSPRDAAWLWKRIEPLVPPAYGDLYAIGLNERFRYYRYEVGQFFDWHRDGAFVRSSAERSMLTVLFYLNEDFGGGSTDFYDCDGDLRVTPRRGAALLFIHHLSHRGAPVTRGRKYVLRSDVMYARA from the coding sequence ATGACCTCCATCGAGAAGCAGGCTCTGCAAGGCGATCGGCTCTTCACCCTGTCCCCCGTGCTCTCCGCTGCGGAGTGCGACCAGCTCATCCAGCAGGCCGAGGGCGTGGGTTTCGCCGAGGCACCCATCACCGTGGGGCCCAACAAGTTCCGGATGGCGCCCGAGGTGCGCAACAACCTCCGGGTGATGCAAGACTCCCCGCGCGACGCGGCCTGGCTCTGGAAGCGCATCGAGCCCCTGGTGCCCCCAGCGTACGGGGACCTCTACGCCATCGGGCTGAACGAGCGGTTCCGCTACTACCGCTACGAGGTGGGACAGTTCTTCGACTGGCACCGTGACGGCGCCTTCGTGCGCTCCAGCGCGGAGCGCAGCATGCTCACGGTGCTCTTCTACCTGAACGAGGATTTCGGCGGAGGCAGCACCGACTTCTACGACTGCGACGGTGATCTCCGCGTCACCCCTCGGCGAGGCGCGGCGCTGCTGTTCATCCATCACCTCTCGCACCGGGGCGCGCCAGTGACCCGAGGGAGAAAGTACGTGCTGCGCTCCGATGTCATGTATGCCCGCGCCTGA
- a CDS encoding diacylglycerol/lipid kinase family protein, giving the protein MPRPLAIVLNCAARERRAAATRSWLVERLRAEGFEVDLFCVDRGGDVIGTARRAVAQGYPAVVAAGGDGTISAVASAVVGTSVCLGVLPVGTINHFARSMGIPADLSAAVKLIGQGSTRQVDAGEVNGHVFVNNSTFGLHPSVVRYRDELRVRRGMNKWVAYAVATAALLPRHQAQEVLMTTRAGAERLQTPFVFIGNHDYLLGAFLLGMLPAPGPGELGVGVAQTGGRLGLVRLLGAAALGRLHAAREFAHFRSPEIRMDVEARRVLVALDGEVVELTPPLRYRSLPGALRVITPERAAVIQGVEAQDVETDSRSWPATIAPMSG; this is encoded by the coding sequence ATGCCCAGACCGCTGGCCATCGTGCTCAACTGCGCCGCCCGGGAACGGAGGGCCGCAGCGACCCGCTCGTGGCTCGTCGAGCGCCTGCGCGCCGAGGGGTTCGAGGTGGATCTGTTCTGCGTCGACCGAGGGGGTGACGTGATCGGGACGGCACGGCGTGCGGTGGCGCAGGGGTATCCCGCCGTCGTCGCCGCGGGCGGAGACGGCACGATCAGCGCCGTCGCTTCGGCGGTGGTGGGGACGAGCGTATGCCTGGGCGTCCTGCCTGTCGGGACCATCAACCACTTCGCACGGTCGATGGGGATCCCGGCGGACCTCTCGGCCGCGGTGAAGCTGATCGGCCAGGGGAGCACGCGTCAGGTGGACGCCGGCGAGGTCAACGGACACGTCTTCGTCAACAACTCCACGTTCGGGCTCCACCCGAGCGTCGTCCGCTACCGGGACGAGCTGCGGGTGCGCCGGGGGATGAACAAGTGGGTCGCCTACGCGGTGGCCACGGCGGCGCTGCTGCCGCGTCATCAAGCCCAGGAGGTGCTGATGACGACCCGAGCTGGAGCGGAGCGGCTCCAGACACCCTTCGTGTTCATCGGGAACCACGACTACCTGCTCGGTGCGTTCCTGCTCGGGATGCTACCGGCTCCAGGGCCTGGCGAGCTGGGGGTCGGCGTGGCGCAGACCGGGGGCAGGCTCGGCCTGGTGCGCTTGCTCGGGGCCGCGGCGCTGGGACGGCTCCATGCGGCGCGGGAGTTCGCGCATTTCAGGAGCCCCGAGATCCGGATGGACGTGGAGGCGCGCCGGGTTTTGGTCGCCCTCGACGGCGAGGTCGTGGAGCTGACGCCACCGCTTCGTTATCGCTCGCTGCCAGGGGCGCTGCGGGTCATCACCCCCGAGCGGGCCGCCGTCATCCAGGGGGTCGAAGCCCAGGACGTCGAGACCGACTCGCGCTCATGGCCTGCGACCATCGCTCCGATGAGCGGGTAG
- a CDS encoding metallophosphoesterase family protein produces the protein MRTILHLSDLHFGRVDLALLEPLRAVAREVVPDLVVVSGDLTQRALSKEFVAARAFLQSLPSPQVVVPGNHDVPLYDLFSRFFRGLRRYRRYITDDLAPFWCDERVAVMGINTARSLTIKDGRVSREQIAAVKARMCGLSDDMIKILVTHHPFDLPEGSHHKKLVGRAHEAMAAFDDCKIDVILSGHLHAIHTGHSAERFDVDNHSALLVQAGTATSTRGRGERNSFNVLRIGHQRVEVERRVWHPASRAFAAASREVFERSARGWVRPPPSQAAWIADDG, from the coding sequence ATGCGCACGATCCTTCACCTCTCCGATCTGCACTTCGGCCGTGTCGATCTGGCCCTCCTCGAACCGCTGCGCGCGGTCGCGCGAGAGGTCGTGCCGGACCTGGTGGTCGTGTCGGGGGATCTGACGCAGCGAGCGCTGTCGAAGGAGTTCGTGGCAGCTCGCGCCTTTCTCCAGTCGCTCCCCTCGCCGCAGGTGGTGGTACCGGGCAACCACGACGTGCCCCTCTACGATCTGTTCTCTCGCTTCTTTCGCGGGCTCCGTCGTTACCGGCGATACATCACCGACGATCTCGCGCCCTTCTGGTGCGATGAGCGGGTGGCGGTGATGGGCATCAACACGGCGCGCTCGCTCACGATCAAGGACGGGCGCGTGAGCCGTGAGCAGATCGCGGCGGTGAAGGCGCGCATGTGCGGGCTGAGCGACGACATGATCAAGATCCTGGTGACCCACCATCCGTTCGACCTCCCGGAAGGGTCCCACCACAAGAAGCTCGTCGGGCGCGCCCACGAGGCCATGGCGGCGTTCGACGACTGCAAGATCGACGTGATCCTGTCCGGGCACCTGCACGCGATCCACACCGGGCACTCGGCGGAGCGCTTCGACGTCGACAACCACTCCGCGCTCCTCGTGCAGGCGGGGACGGCCACCTCGACCCGGGGGCGTGGCGAGCGGAACTCGTTCAACGTACTGCGGATCGGGCACCAGCGGGTGGAGGTGGAGCGTCGGGTCTGGCATCCGGCGTCGAGGGCGTTCGCCGCGGCGTCCCGTGAGGTCTTCGAGCGCTCGGCGCGGGGCTGGGTACGGCCGCCTCCGAGCCAGGCGGCATGGATCGCCGACGACGGGTGA
- a CDS encoding S9 family peptidase, whose amino-acid sequence MRTPARAWLLASLVGCGTAPTTPPAHPSAMMTPAPAPPSFLDASAEPPEPAPAPQLLEESHSETLPRAHHIASLPEIRGFALSPDGQQLAYVQRKPRLDPKAKPSDDDTLAGWTTEAQLWIVDRKTRVPRKLTHSTDAPTNLRWSPDGRAIAFVRAHKQRPALHLLPLHGGEAEVVDLGDLMPENYAFSPDGRFIAFTAPPSLTAAEKEARWRNGGVIDEATRFRSSQLWVVERGGTPRQITQGTAHVLGFRWSPSGQRFALVTSPTSDPYDASSHQTARVISTEGTTVRELTKESRPLGTLAWSPDGRHVAIESGDKTFSMLNTLTVHEVDTGRAWNVTEGIDTTLAGFAWSDEGKHLTLLISERTGTKLVRVPARGGRSTQLGATSRLLEPPLLTDQAGRWAAVLSSTPNDYFAPTLVDLKTGALDVVLPQGQHTDGWSPVKTETFRWKTADNVEIEGILTVSPHAGTGSAPLLVAPHGGPDAVSQDRFDAFARYFAARGYSVFRPNYRGSFGYGHAFYAANRGKLGAIEFTDIESGVDALIAAGRADPQRLYYGGWSWGGYITAWTIGHTRRYRAAVVGAGVIDVVSQYVLSDINHGSAAEWEFLGNPWKQPEKFADSNPLRFLHQVTTPTLVLHGEQDDRVPPVQGRALYRALVDIGCETRLLTYPREHHGFQEPAHRAHLWATWSAWYAAH is encoded by the coding sequence ATGCGTACCCCCGCCCGGGCCTGGCTCCTGGCTTCTCTCGTCGGTTGCGGCACGGCGCCGACGACCCCCCCCGCACACCCCTCGGCCATGATGACCCCTGCACCGGCGCCGCCGTCGTTCCTCGACGCCTCGGCCGAGCCGCCTGAGCCCGCCCCCGCACCGCAACTCCTCGAGGAGTCCCACTCCGAGACGCTGCCGCGCGCCCATCACATCGCATCGCTCCCCGAGATCCGCGGCTTTGCCCTCTCGCCCGACGGGCAGCAGCTCGCCTACGTGCAGCGCAAGCCTCGACTCGACCCGAAGGCGAAGCCCTCCGACGACGACACCTTGGCTGGCTGGACCACCGAGGCCCAGCTCTGGATCGTCGATCGCAAGACCCGCGTCCCGCGAAAGCTCACGCACAGCACCGACGCGCCGACGAACCTGCGCTGGTCTCCGGACGGCCGCGCCATCGCCTTCGTACGCGCCCACAAGCAACGGCCCGCCCTTCACCTCTTGCCGCTGCACGGAGGCGAAGCCGAGGTCGTCGATCTGGGCGACCTCATGCCAGAGAATTACGCGTTCTCGCCCGACGGCCGCTTCATCGCGTTCACCGCGCCACCGTCGCTCACGGCCGCCGAGAAGGAGGCCCGCTGGCGGAACGGAGGCGTCATCGACGAGGCGACCCGCTTTCGTTCCTCCCAGCTCTGGGTCGTCGAGCGAGGCGGTACGCCGCGCCAGATCACCCAGGGGACCGCGCACGTCCTCGGCTTCCGCTGGTCCCCGAGCGGCCAGCGGTTCGCCCTCGTCACCTCGCCCACGTCCGACCCCTACGATGCCTCGTCCCACCAGACGGCGCGGGTCATCTCCACCGAGGGGACCACCGTCCGCGAGCTCACCAAGGAGTCACGCCCGCTCGGCACGCTCGCGTGGTCTCCGGACGGGCGCCACGTGGCCATCGAGAGCGGCGACAAGACCTTCTCGATGCTCAACACGCTCACCGTGCACGAGGTCGACACCGGCCGTGCCTGGAACGTCACCGAGGGGATCGACACCACGCTCGCCGGCTTCGCCTGGTCCGACGAGGGAAAGCACCTCACCCTGCTCATCAGCGAACGCACGGGGACCAAGCTGGTGCGCGTCCCCGCCAGAGGGGGTCGCAGCACCCAGCTCGGCGCGACCTCGCGGCTCCTCGAACCCCCGCTCCTCACGGATCAGGCGGGGCGATGGGCCGCCGTGCTCAGCTCGACGCCCAACGACTACTTCGCGCCGACCCTCGTCGATCTCAAGACGGGCGCGCTCGACGTGGTCCTGCCGCAAGGTCAACACACCGACGGCTGGTCCCCCGTGAAGACCGAGACCTTCCGCTGGAAGACGGCCGACAACGTGGAGATCGAGGGCATCCTCACGGTCTCTCCTCACGCCGGCACGGGGTCCGCGCCCTTGCTCGTCGCCCCACACGGTGGTCCCGACGCCGTGAGCCAGGATCGGTTCGACGCGTTCGCGCGTTACTTCGCGGCGCGCGGCTACTCGGTGTTTCGCCCCAACTACCGTGGCAGCTTCGGCTACGGGCACGCCTTCTACGCCGCCAACCGGGGCAAGCTCGGCGCGATCGAGTTCACCGACATCGAGAGCGGCGTCGACGCGCTGATCGCCGCCGGACGCGCCGATCCCCAGCGGCTCTACTACGGCGGCTGGTCCTGGGGCGGCTACATCACCGCCTGGACCATCGGGCACACCCGCCGCTACCGCGCCGCGGTGGTCGGCGCTGGCGTGATCGATGTCGTGAGCCAGTACGTGCTCTCCGACATCAACCATGGCAGCGCCGCGGAGTGGGAGTTCCTCGGCAACCCCTGGAAGCAGCCCGAGAAGTTCGCCGACAGCAACCCCTTGCGCTTCCTCCACCAGGTCACCACGCCGACCTTGGTCTTGCACGGCGAGCAGGACGATCGCGTCCCGCCCGTCCAGGGACGCGCCCTCTACCGCGCGCTCGTCGACATCGGCTGCGAGACACGGCTGCTCACGTACCCCCGCGAGCACCATGGCTTCCAGGAGCCAGCCCACCGCGCTCACCTCTGGGCCACCTGGTCCGCCTGGTACGCTGCCCACTGA
- a CDS encoding ATP-binding domain-containing protein has translation MQEPKSRPLTAEESVIVAEQERLAGAVREAMKAARGRASDDPLARAARITLRDDYATAGEEDRPALLAQLHEVAAREDRRREEPLTEHDAPYFAHMRVRVGTRSRDVLLGARPLLDTTAGVSLIDYRRAPLAEVFFTCLPGDDYEIDVDGRTVEGVLERRHLVSFERNVLTAVSVPGGTLRRGNAGWRFEPGTLIPTLSRAAGQALAAELPTRVEGGPRLASLLDDTQRALLRRDPREPLLVLGAAGCGKTTVALHRVAAIVREQPDRFDPASLLVIVPEEGLLHLARRMLADLGMEQVAVRTFDGWIRGEARRLFPRLPGESEEAPFGVRRVKRHPALTLAIDAFLDATAREIGARLDRLLVGRGAIDAAITRRTEPILDDRLRLAEQELVPETPPTRRRLLEQAFREERKKLTRVRGDLRKLVGDRALLDHAARVAPDDLPPLVLSQVTDHTRRQLDESSEVRYAHVDADRRATLDGRSLDEGTPDALAGTVDVEDYALLLELLYRKTGRTETRAGELSRYTHLVLDEAQEFAPIELRVLGRALAGGSATVAGDAAQRIDQTSHFASWDAVVGALGIDATPTHLETSYRCPRPIVEVSHAVLGEDAPKTLPRVTREGPPVLLTRVPSEGHAAVALTEALRDLVHREPRAAIAVIAHDATTARAAHEVLARVLSARLVLDGDFAFAPGIEVTEIGQVKGLEFDVVVVPDADAASYPDTNTHRRMLHVALTRASHQAWLIAPGAPSPILARLRSVVPESRLDCTSW, from the coding sequence ATGCAGGAGCCGAAGAGTCGTCCGTTGACGGCGGAGGAGTCCGTCATCGTGGCCGAGCAAGAGCGCCTCGCCGGGGCCGTGCGCGAGGCGATGAAGGCCGCACGCGGGCGCGCCAGTGACGACCCGCTCGCGCGCGCTGCGCGCATCACGCTGCGGGACGACTACGCCACTGCGGGCGAGGAAGACCGGCCAGCGCTGCTGGCGCAGCTCCACGAAGTCGCCGCACGGGAGGATCGAAGGCGCGAGGAGCCGCTCACCGAGCACGACGCGCCCTACTTCGCCCACATGCGGGTGCGCGTCGGAACGAGGTCGCGTGACGTCCTCCTCGGCGCCCGTCCCCTGCTCGACACCACGGCGGGGGTCTCCCTCATCGATTACCGACGCGCACCGCTCGCCGAGGTGTTCTTCACCTGCCTTCCTGGCGACGACTACGAGATCGACGTCGACGGCCGCACCGTGGAGGGCGTTCTGGAGCGCCGGCACCTGGTGTCCTTCGAGCGCAACGTCCTCACCGCGGTGAGCGTGCCTGGAGGGACGCTCCGACGAGGGAACGCGGGATGGCGCTTCGAGCCGGGCACACTGATCCCGACCCTGTCCCGCGCCGCTGGTCAGGCGCTCGCCGCGGAGCTTCCGACGCGCGTGGAGGGAGGCCCCAGGCTCGCGTCGCTGCTCGACGACACCCAGCGGGCACTGCTCCGGCGTGATCCGCGCGAGCCGCTCCTCGTCCTCGGGGCGGCTGGCTGCGGCAAGACGACGGTGGCGCTCCACCGCGTGGCGGCGATCGTCCGAGAGCAGCCCGATCGGTTCGACCCGGCGAGCCTGCTCGTGATCGTTCCCGAGGAGGGCTTGCTGCACCTCGCTCGCCGCATGCTGGCGGACCTGGGCATGGAGCAGGTGGCGGTGCGGACCTTCGACGGCTGGATCCGAGGCGAGGCGCGCCGGCTCTTTCCCAGGCTCCCGGGCGAGTCCGAGGAGGCGCCGTTCGGCGTCCGCCGCGTCAAGCGGCACCCGGCGCTCACCCTGGCCATCGACGCGTTCCTCGACGCCACCGCGCGCGAGATCGGCGCTCGCCTCGACCGCCTCCTCGTGGGCCGCGGCGCCATCGACGCGGCCATCACGCGCCGCACCGAGCCCATCCTGGACGATCGCTTGCGGCTCGCCGAGCAGGAGCTCGTGCCCGAGACGCCACCCACCCGGCGTCGCTTGCTGGAGCAGGCCTTCCGGGAGGAACGCAAGAAGCTCACCCGCGTCCGCGGTGACCTTCGAAAGCTCGTCGGCGACCGCGCCTTGCTCGACCACGCAGCGCGGGTCGCGCCGGACGACCTACCGCCCCTGGTCCTGTCGCAGGTCACCGACCACACCCGCCGCCAGCTCGACGAATCCAGCGAGGTCCGGTACGCGCACGTGGATGCGGATCGCCGAGCGACCCTCGATGGCCGCTCGCTCGACGAAGGAACGCCCGACGCGCTCGCGGGCACGGTGGACGTCGAGGACTACGCCCTGCTGCTGGAGCTGCTCTACCGCAAGACGGGGCGCACCGAGACCCGAGCTGGAGAGCTCTCGCGCTACACCCACCTCGTCCTGGACGAGGCCCAGGAATTCGCGCCCATCGAGCTGCGCGTCCTCGGCCGCGCCCTCGCAGGTGGCAGCGCCACCGTGGCTGGCGACGCGGCACAGCGCATCGACCAGACCAGCCACTTCGCGTCCTGGGACGCCGTGGTCGGCGCGCTGGGCATCGACGCCACCCCCACCCACCTGGAGACCTCGTACCGCTGCCCGCGCCCCATCGTCGAGGTGTCCCACGCCGTCCTTGGCGAGGATGCCCCGAAGACCTTGCCGCGGGTGACACGCGAAGGCCCGCCAGTGCTCCTGACGAGGGTACCGAGCGAAGGCCACGCCGCCGTCGCCCTCACCGAGGCCTTGCGTGATCTCGTGCACCGCGAGCCGCGCGCCGCCATCGCGGTGATCGCCCACGATGCGACGACGGCACGCGCAGCGCACGAGGTGCTCGCCCGCGTCCTCTCGGCGCGCCTGGTCCTCGACGGAGACTTCGCCTTCGCTCCAGGGATCGAGGTGACCGAGATCGGCCAGGTGAAGGGACTCGAGTTCGACGTGGTCGTGGTGCCCGACGCCGATGCCGCGAGCTATCCCGACACGAACACGCATCGGCGCATGCTGCACGTCGCCTTGACCCGCGCCTCGCACCAGGCCTGGCTGATCGCTCCAGGAGCCCCTTCACCCATCCTGGCACGCCTGCGCAGCGTGGTTCCGGAGAGCCGCCTGGACTGCACCTCGTGGTAG